One window from the genome of Crassostrea angulata isolate pt1a10 chromosome 2, ASM2561291v2, whole genome shotgun sequence encodes:
- the LOC128172602 gene encoding multiple epidermal growth factor-like domains protein 10, whose amino-acid sequence MFTCINLTECNEGKFGLHCNQSCRFCLDKGQCHYINGTCQIGCDSGYRGTDCKQACGNNTYGQGCSLTCGNCLYLYGEQCHHVTGQCPRGCDVGFQGERCDRVFESATLDVESKESYSTLLYVFVTFLILSGLLNAFFIIGKLRNTICSQQTKNENLDSHLHRVGKDPQQAQPSSKSTYHLNVDDDNTAYHELGEIIHESHYDKLS is encoded by the exons ATGTTCACTTGTATTAATCTTACAGAGTGCAATGAAGGTAAATTTGGTCTACACTGTAACCAATCGTGTCGATTCTGCCTTGACAAAGGACAATGCCATTACATTAATGGTACTTGTCAGATCGGATGTGATAGTGGTTATAGAGGAACTGATTGTAAACAAG CTTGCGGTAACAATACCTATGGACAAGGGTGTTCGTTAACATGCGGAAACTGCCTATACTTATATGGGGAACAGTGTCATCATGTGACTGGTCAATGTCCACGTGGATGCGACGTTGGTTTTCAGGGTGAACGCTGTGACCGAG TATTTGAGTCTGCCACCTTGGATGTTGAGTCTAAAGAATCATATTCCACACTGCTGTATGTCTTTGTGACGTTTCTAATCCTTAGTGGGCTGCTCAATGCGTTTTTTATAATCGG AAAACTACGAAACACTATTTGTAGTCAACAAACAAAAAACGAAAATCTCGATTCACATTTACATAGAGTTGGTAAGGATCCACAACAGGCCCAGCCTTCTTCTAAATCTACATACCATCTCAACGTAGATGATGACAACACCGCTTATCATGAGCTTGGAGAAATCATCCATGAGTCCCATTACGATAAACTGTCTTAA